From a single Ignavibacteria bacterium genomic region:
- a CDS encoding sigma-70 family RNA polymerase sigma factor gives MSEEQIIDLAKSGDKDALRDLVKKYEKTIFSFAFKICRNRDKAENVMQETFLSMIKSLKGFDGNSKLSTWLYRISMNHCLMSARSKKKELFVEPDNDDELFNEKYAADWSTIPYKSVENAELREILDMAIDKLAPEYRIVFTLRDVQQLSTEETAGITGLSVPAVKSRLHRARAFLRNEISEAFKK, from the coding sequence ATGTCAGAAGAACAAATAATTGACCTGGCCAAATCCGGAGACAAAGATGCTCTGCGTGACCTGGTGAAAAAATATGAAAAAACCATTTTCAGTTTTGCGTTTAAAATCTGCAGAAACAGGGATAAAGCAGAAAATGTGATGCAGGAAACCTTCCTGAGTATGATTAAATCACTCAAAGGTTTCGACGGAAATTCAAAACTTTCCACCTGGCTCTACCGTATTTCCATGAATCACTGTCTGATGTCGGCAAGAAGTAAAAAGAAGGAACTGTTTGTTGAACCCGATAACGACGACGAACTTTTCAACGAAAAATATGCCGCTGACTGGTCGACAATTCCTTACAAATCTGTTGAAAATGCAGAACTGAGGGAAATTTTGGACATGGCGATTGACAAACTGGCTCCCGAATACAGAATTGTCTTCACCCTGAGGGATGTTCAACAGCTTTCAACCGAAGAAACTGCCGGAATTACGGGTTTATCAGTACCGGCTGTGAAGTCAAGGCTTCACAGAGCAAGAGCTTTTTTAAGAAATGAGATATCCGAGGCTTTCAAAAAATGA
- a CDS encoding DNA-3-methyladenine glycosylase 2 family protein yields MHRNEIEKGIDHLRKNDPILKPLTEKIPPYWYEPREEYAKDLITAILNQQLSIKAAYTIEQRFLKKFGDPPDLTALLEADHQDVRALGLSNAKVTYVKAIASAFLNEEVHFHKFPEMSDEEIIKELVKIKGVGEWTAHMFLMFTLIRPNVLPVGDLGIKRAIMINYDLPEMPDAKTVAEISRKGNWAPYNTIACYYLWKSIDQPGAASPIY; encoded by the coding sequence ATGCATCGAAATGAAATAGAAAAAGGTATCGATCATTTGCGTAAAAATGACCCAATCCTTAAACCTTTAACGGAAAAAATACCTCCTTACTGGTATGAACCCCGCGAGGAGTACGCAAAAGACCTTATTACAGCCATATTAAATCAGCAGCTTTCGATAAAAGCAGCTTACACCATTGAGCAACGATTCCTTAAAAAATTCGGGGATCCACCCGATTTAACCGCCCTTCTCGAGGCTGACCACCAGGATGTCAGGGCTCTCGGACTTTCGAATGCAAAAGTTACTTATGTTAAAGCAATTGCGTCAGCCTTTCTGAATGAGGAGGTACACTTCCACAAATTCCCGGAAATGAGTGATGAAGAAATAATCAAGGAACTTGTTAAAATAAAAGGTGTCGGCGAGTGGACTGCCCACATGTTCCTGATGTTCACTCTTATCAGACCAAATGTATTGCCTGTGGGTGATCTGGGGATCAAAAGGGCGATTATGATCAACTACGATCTCCCCGAAATGCCCGATGCGAAAACTGTTGCAGAAATTTCCAGAAAAGGTAATTGGGCACCTTACAACACGATCGCATGTTATTATTTATGGAAGAGCATAGACCAACCGGGTGCTGCGTCCCCTATTTATTGA
- a CDS encoding cyclic nucleotide-binding domain-containing protein: MLTTSKLVEKLKTNFFFKKAPDVAASLGGLKSNIVEVPEGKLVFQNGEPSDNVYLILYGLVKIKIKTKTGAKIVSRAAGDFFGEREVLEGKERTSTAITEIDSEFFVLSRERFLAYLYGNDEIRINVKINLAKTYDLTKEGAETIIDNNEPDGKQFSIPPDPDVVLEPVEVSRRDVETVSPATLPEEPVIEVPAEEPEEEGVYDDFDFDDEDFEPVNEPDTQDTTEKPDRLDTLFIQEGEGGDEVISEEELLREVDELDEAVVEEDFFEDDDDFEDFEDDDFELGDEDDDDFRLPEEDEDFVEEMDDFDPNKELELLDGYAEPPMEIEEPDYDLLNRSALEETEEEPYFEADGDFSSVEVELPLPEEPAEQITTSEEEELRENVEIPSVAGQPVPEKITIVNSGETIALRKQLELITSICTAERPVDIYDIVKEDVLKLVNAKEFVMFVFDGGFLSSVTGHISEDTNFAVREKIAYELITMQEPVTLFDLDSSGMMEGLENIDEKEIPSSLLYYPLIGRENKVNGCFLFFSSNNGRFTTHDVMSIEDIAKASSGILDKIADGKTSLTGKYEDLQKYTAFFGSEIKIAVETILSISETLDRGKLTDKVRYGFDIIRERAAGLKGFLDSIQFFVGKVSGFSKQPYLVSELLDDFLVKVSEPAKQREVTLLRKYNADMVMFFNKELFIHALTLITQNSFDAMPEGGKIYFSTSANESNILISIRDTGTGIHPDLREKIFEPFYTYGKTGVGLGLPIANKIIKEHGGFIYLESTKTQGTEIIIALPV, encoded by the coding sequence ATGTTAACAACTTCAAAATTAGTCGAAAAATTAAAGACGAACTTTTTCTTCAAAAAAGCTCCTGATGTTGCTGCCTCCCTCGGTGGTTTAAAGAGCAACATCGTTGAGGTTCCTGAAGGTAAGCTGGTTTTCCAGAATGGAGAGCCCTCCGATAATGTGTACCTCATTCTGTATGGACTTGTGAAGATTAAGATCAAAACCAAAACCGGTGCCAAGATAGTATCAAGGGCAGCGGGTGATTTTTTTGGCGAAAGGGAAGTGCTTGAGGGGAAAGAAAGAACCTCCACCGCTATAACAGAGATCGACTCTGAATTCTTTGTATTGAGCAGAGAACGGTTTTTGGCATATCTGTACGGGAATGATGAAATTAGAATAAATGTAAAGATTAATCTCGCAAAAACCTATGATCTTACAAAAGAGGGTGCCGAGACAATCATCGACAATAATGAGCCTGACGGGAAACAGTTTTCAATTCCTCCCGATCCGGATGTGGTGCTTGAACCAGTGGAAGTTAGCCGAAGGGATGTTGAAACAGTCTCACCTGCGACACTTCCCGAAGAACCCGTAATTGAAGTACCTGCGGAAGAACCTGAGGAGGAAGGCGTTTACGATGATTTCGATTTTGACGATGAGGACTTTGAGCCTGTAAATGAACCGGACACTCAGGATACAACTGAAAAACCAGACCGGTTGGATACCCTTTTTATACAGGAAGGTGAAGGCGGTGACGAGGTAATCAGTGAAGAAGAACTTCTTCGTGAAGTGGATGAGCTTGATGAAGCTGTTGTTGAAGAGGACTTTTTCGAAGATGACGATGATTTTGAGGATTTCGAGGATGACGATTTCGAACTCGGCGATGAAGACGATGACGATTTCCGTTTACCTGAAGAAGATGAAGATTTTGTAGAAGAGATGGACGATTTTGATCCGAATAAGGAGTTGGAACTTCTTGACGGATATGCAGAGCCCCCGATGGAAATTGAGGAGCCTGACTACGACCTGCTAAACCGGTCAGCATTAGAGGAAACTGAAGAAGAACCCTATTTCGAAGCGGATGGTGACTTTTCATCTGTCGAGGTTGAACTGCCTTTACCGGAAGAACCGGCAGAGCAAATCACCACTTCAGAAGAAGAGGAGCTTCGGGAGAATGTTGAAATTCCGTCGGTAGCCGGGCAGCCGGTACCCGAAAAAATCACAATTGTAAACAGCGGTGAAACAATTGCCCTTAGGAAACAACTTGAGCTAATCACCTCCATCTGTACTGCTGAAAGACCGGTTGATATTTACGACATTGTAAAAGAAGATGTTTTAAAGCTCGTAAACGCCAAAGAATTCGTTATGTTTGTATTCGACGGCGGTTTCCTCTCCTCTGTTACGGGGCATATATCAGAGGATACAAACTTCGCCGTTCGTGAAAAAATAGCCTACGAGCTCATCACAATGCAGGAGCCCGTAACACTTTTCGACCTTGACAGTTCGGGAATGATGGAAGGGCTGGAAAATATCGACGAAAAAGAGATTCCCTCTTCACTTCTCTACTATCCCCTTATCGGGAGAGAAAACAAGGTGAATGGTTGCTTCCTTTTCTTCTCATCGAACAACGGAAGATTTACCACACATGATGTGATGTCAATTGAAGATATTGCAAAAGCCTCTTCGGGAATCCTGGACAAAATAGCGGACGGCAAAACCTCACTGACAGGGAAATACGAGGATCTTCAAAAATATACAGCATTTTTCGGATCGGAAATCAAAATCGCGGTCGAGACCATTCTTTCGATCAGTGAAACCCTTGACAGGGGAAAACTGACTGACAAGGTCAGATACGGATTCGATATCATTCGCGAAAGAGCCGCCGGCTTAAAAGGATTTCTCGATTCAATACAATTTTTTGTGGGGAAAGTGTCGGGCTTTTCGAAACAGCCTTATCTGGTGAGTGAGCTTTTGGATGACTTCCTCGTGAAGGTCTCGGAGCCGGCGAAACAGAGGGAAGTTACACTTCTGAGAAAATATAACGCCGACATGGTGATGTTCTTCAATAAAGAGCTTTTTATTCACGCCCTTACGCTCATCACACAGAATTCGTTCGATGCGATGCCTGAGGGGGGAAAGATTTATTTCTCCACTTCCGCGAATGAATCGAACATCCTCATCTCGATTCGAGATACCGGGACTGGGATTCACCCTGATCTTAGGGAAAAGATTTTTGAACCGTTCTACACCTACGGAAAAACAGGTGTCGGGTTGGGACTTCCAATCGCCAACAAGATAATTAAAGAACATGGTGGATTTATCTACCTGGAATCAACAAAAACTCAGGGAACTGAGATAATTATAGCTTTGCCCGTATGA
- a CDS encoding zinc ribbon domain-containing protein, protein MPIYEYKCTECDHKFEILHRSVTKIEDVNCPKCKSVKIKKLISTFSASVPGGFSSKDYSSYSAPSCESGGGCCGGGSCSH, encoded by the coding sequence ATGCCAATTTATGAATATAAATGCACAGAGTGCGACCACAAATTTGAAATTCTTCATCGCTCAGTCACAAAGATTGAAGATGTAAACTGCCCAAAATGCAAGTCAGTAAAGATTAAAAAACTGATTTCCACATTCTCTGCTTCAGTGCCGGGTGGATTTTCTTCAAAAGATTACTCATCATACTCTGCCCCCTCATGCGAGTCGGGTGGCGGTTGCTGTGGTGGCGGATCGTGCAGTCATTAA
- a CDS encoding rhodanese-like domain-containing protein encodes MRNKFILPLALLIFGFFGCNAQNTSDPNSTGKSSSRTEISVDELKKLIDSKDSNLVILDVRTAEELTGELGAIPGIIHIPVQELDRRANELDKYKDKEIKIICRSGNRSGKACTLLKEKGFKTVNVAGGMKAFRKIEPKE; translated from the coding sequence ATGAGAAACAAATTTATTCTTCCCCTGGCACTGCTGATATTCGGCTTCTTCGGATGCAATGCCCAGAATACTTCGGACCCAAACTCAACAGGAAAATCCTCCTCGAGGACTGAAATCTCTGTTGATGAACTTAAAAAATTAATCGACAGCAAAGACAGCAATCTTGTGATTCTCGATGTAAGAACAGCAGAGGAACTGACAGGTGAGCTTGGTGCCATTCCCGGAATCATCCACATTCCCGTTCAGGAACTTGACAGAAGAGCCAATGAACTCGATAAATACAAAGACAAAGAAATAAAAATTATCTGCAGATCAGGAAACAGGTCGGGCAAAGCCTGTACCCTGCTCAAAGAAAAAGGCTTCAAAACTGTGAATGTTGCGGGCGGGATGAAAGCCTTCAGAAAAATTGAACCTAAAGAGTGA
- a CDS encoding T9SS type A sorting domain-containing protein, with the protein MNIKYFNIRLYCTIFFTLAVFGEVSAQFDSVVFVRRAWHWDLSVIYLGDQNNDGFDDFVLVEQDSANGQLYGGGYAHFFYGGNPLSSTPAFSIRHPAGAYSITACDVNRDNYRDLIIGQKKWHETNHWYKVYFGGPAFDTLPDMTFNFPDTTGETIYLLGREWPADINGDGWEELIICQHYFTIPPDNGDQTGTLYFFETSATTPLQQYHTYTPPIEIDRYGMQWSLRSFSFTDIDGDGRADPSFVIGGAAIPGSARRYLYGDNTYSFNEYSDIKNAFASYSSSIFSVPDMNGDGRADIITKNALEDIYPFYFGAVMFNGSKPVNTTAVEGFNTQANGWSYLFSPGDVNGDSYNDVVFHTYHTDARLYLGGNPVPDEKARIYSPLDGAWYFINFGGRIGDVTGDGADDICIMENADYDNNLPAGNTFIIKGTRKPTSIKSEYSTDLASELRVFASPNPFNKNIKINCIQPNDGVIRIEVFDIMGKEIYSKSAFGARGEHSEDLDFSSLNVSSSTYLIRVSSYMEKGSSVTTVKVAYIK; encoded by the coding sequence ATGAATATCAAATATTTCAACATTCGACTGTACTGTACCATTTTCTTTACACTTGCTGTATTTGGTGAAGTTTCGGCCCAGTTCGATTCTGTTGTATTTGTTCGGCGAGCATGGCATTGGGATCTATCGGTTATCTATTTGGGAGATCAGAACAATGACGGCTTCGATGACTTTGTTCTTGTTGAACAGGACAGTGCAAATGGACAACTATATGGTGGTGGTTATGCACATTTTTTCTATGGAGGTAACCCGTTAAGCAGTACTCCGGCTTTTTCTATCAGACATCCTGCAGGAGCCTACTCAATAACCGCTTGTGATGTAAACAGGGATAATTACAGAGACCTCATAATCGGACAAAAAAAATGGCATGAAACCAATCATTGGTACAAAGTTTATTTTGGCGGTCCTGCTTTTGATACACTCCCCGATATGACCTTTAATTTTCCTGATACAACAGGAGAAACGATCTATTTGCTTGGGAGAGAGTGGCCCGCTGATATTAACGGGGATGGATGGGAAGAACTGATAATATGCCAACATTATTTTACAATTCCGCCCGATAATGGAGACCAAACTGGAACACTTTATTTTTTTGAAACATCAGCTACTACCCCATTGCAACAATATCATACCTACACCCCGCCTATAGAAATTGATAGATATGGAATGCAATGGTCTCTAAGAAGTTTTTCCTTTACAGATATTGATGGTGATGGTAGAGCAGACCCTTCTTTTGTGATTGGAGGAGCAGCCATTCCTGGAAGCGCACGACGATACCTTTATGGAGATAACACATATAGCTTTAATGAATATTCTGATATTAAGAATGCTTTTGCTTCTTACTCATCTAGCATTTTTTCCGTCCCCGATATGAATGGTGATGGAAGGGCGGATATAATTACAAAGAATGCACTTGAAGATATCTACCCGTTTTATTTCGGAGCCGTGATGTTCAACGGTTCAAAACCCGTGAATACAACCGCCGTAGAGGGTTTTAATACTCAAGCCAACGGGTGGAGTTATCTATTTTCCCCGGGAGATGTGAACGGAGACTCTTACAATGATGTCGTGTTTCACACCTACCACACCGACGCGAGACTCTACCTTGGTGGCAATCCTGTCCCGGATGAAAAAGCAAGAATTTACTCACCTCTTGATGGAGCGTGGTATTTTATTAATTTTGGCGGAAGGATTGGAGATGTTACAGGAGATGGAGCCGATGACATTTGTATAATGGAAAATGCAGACTATGATAATAATTTACCAGCAGGAAACACTTTCATAATAAAAGGTACAAGAAAACCCACCTCTATCAAATCTGAATACAGCACAGATCTTGCTTCAGAGTTAAGAGTGTTTGCTTCTCCTAACCCCTTCAACAAAAATATTAAGATCAACTGCATCCAGCCGAATGATGGAGTTATTCGCATAGAAGTGTTTGACATAATGGGGAAAGAAATTTATTCAAAATCTGCCTTTGGAGCAAGGGGTGAACATAGTGAAGATTTAGATTTCAGTTCGCTTAATGTTTCAAGCAGTACATACTT
- a CDS encoding cytochrome c codes for MTKTLVWILIFLAAFAGLFFLQHLTRDTGAPASGAGYSEGMGSSETSGAGGKELVSQFGCLNCHGGELEGTKAAPPLTGLGKYYDREALIAYLRNPDKNKTGARFDDYKTKYASGIMPAYGNKDPKDLGKIADYLLSK; via the coding sequence ATGACTAAAACCTTAGTATGGATTCTAATCTTTCTGGCGGCTTTTGCCGGACTCTTCTTTCTTCAACACCTGACCCGTGATACCGGTGCCCCGGCATCAGGTGCAGGATACAGTGAAGGAATGGGCAGTTCGGAAACTTCAGGAGCCGGTGGTAAAGAGCTGGTATCTCAATTTGGTTGCTTGAACTGCCACGGCGGTGAGCTTGAAGGCACAAAAGCAGCACCACCCCTCACCGGGCTGGGTAAATATTACGACAGAGAAGCTTTGATCGCATACCTGCGAAATCCTGACAAGAATAAAACAGGTGCGCGTTTCGACGATTACAAAACGAAATATGCTTCCGGCATCATGCCGGCATACGGGAATAAAGATCCAAAAGATCTTGGCAAGATTGCTGATTACCTGTTGTCAAAGTAG
- the miaA gene encoding tRNA (adenosine(37)-N6)-dimethylallyltransferase MiaA: MMYDYIAVIGATATGKTDLAVKIASLVDGEIISCDSRQVYRGMNIGTGKDLNAYRTPKGKIPYHLIDILDPKEDYSVFRFLEDFYNSYYDIVSRGKVPVLCGGTYMYFTALFLRYPLIKVLNLEEKAEALMVQEHEELIAELKELNPLLHNRTDLVEKFKTAKALVIARESIQYEKQNGLTHPPIELNPLVISTQVSREEYYKRIRIRLADRLREGLVDEVRELMNSGIKAERLEYFGLEYKFAGKYLKSELSKNDMIQKLLNAINDYAKKQITGITKLEKNGVHVNWVAPEDITAARKLIEEAGFEIFE, translated from the coding sequence ATGATGTATGATTATATTGCAGTTATTGGAGCGACCGCCACAGGCAAGACTGATCTTGCTGTAAAAATCGCTTCTCTCGTCGATGGAGAGATAATCTCCTGCGACTCAAGACAGGTTTATCGCGGCATGAACATCGGTACCGGTAAGGACCTGAATGCTTACAGAACCCCTAAAGGGAAAATCCCTTATCACCTCATTGATATTCTCGACCCGAAGGAAGACTACAGCGTTTTCCGTTTTCTCGAAGATTTCTACAACAGTTACTACGACATAGTAAGCCGTGGTAAAGTGCCCGTGCTCTGCGGAGGCACTTACATGTATTTTACAGCTCTTTTCCTTCGTTACCCGCTGATCAAGGTTCTGAACCTCGAGGAAAAAGCTGAAGCGCTTATGGTACAGGAACATGAAGAACTGATCGCCGAGTTGAAAGAACTGAACCCCTTGCTTCATAACAGGACTGACCTCGTTGAGAAATTTAAAACAGCAAAAGCACTCGTAATTGCACGCGAGAGCATTCAGTATGAGAAGCAAAACGGACTTACCCACCCCCCAATCGAGTTGAATCCTCTCGTTATTTCCACACAGGTTTCCAGAGAAGAGTATTACAAAAGAATTCGAATCAGGCTTGCCGACCGTCTCCGTGAAGGTTTGGTTGATGAAGTCAGGGAACTGATGAATTCCGGAATCAAAGCCGAAAGACTCGAATATTTTGGTCTCGAATACAAATTTGCCGGTAAGTATCTCAAATCAGAACTTTCCAAAAACGACATGATCCAAAAACTGCTCAATGCTATTAACGATTATGCCAAAAAGCAAATTACGGGTATAACCAAACTCGAAAAAAACGGCGTTCATGTTAACTGGGTTGCCCCCGAGGACATTACCGCAGCGAGAAAATTGATCGAAGAAGCAGGATTCGAAATATTTGAATAA
- a CDS encoding T9SS type A sorting domain-containing protein: protein MSKLTNNPFQFVSFSVLFLLVGCTTELNAQFDSLMLLDSGYYLNESVIYMGDQNDDGCDDFIICKMDSRFDNWGYAHFFYGGNPIPDTSAFRIRILNPLIITGCDMNRDGYRDIVMRIGGISQDLYRYNIYYGGPDLDTIPDYVLTLPDSTVPAYFIGKMWPIDFDGDGWEELVFKTGISHKIGFVRNFEENQPLEYFSIPRIGNMYYFENLIFSSDLDGDGKSDLSVIADDGESILLRFYYGNSSFNFSDYYEFSSDSVNHLRQVYLLNDMNGDGKGEICVLLSIAGSGKYALSFGSKPPDLVPDLLMNAGGISGGYGFSPGDVNGDGYGDFLKYVPYIRFALYLGGRTITGQAAQQYFSNYWLNSMHLGGRVGDINGDGLADICVGETAGTSVLSHIYIYSGTRTPVSVKEEKEEKEEENILLVTVSPNPTTGQISVQYALPDSGVLGLEIYDILGQRIYNESLQKEKGTQTEQINLGNHAVSSGTYIVNITLKTGEKTLAKSVKVQLIK from the coding sequence ATGTCTAAACTAACTAATAACCCCTTTCAATTTGTTTCGTTTTCAGTTCTGTTTCTTTTAGTTGGTTGCACAACAGAGCTAAATGCGCAGTTCGATTCACTTATGTTATTAGACTCCGGATATTATTTGAATGAATCCGTTATCTACATGGGGGACCAAAACGATGACGGATGTGATGATTTTATTATATGCAAGATGGATTCAAGATTTGACAACTGGGGATATGCACACTTCTTTTATGGCGGTAACCCTATACCGGATACATCAGCTTTCCGAATTAGAATACTTAATCCGCTAATTATTACGGGTTGCGATATGAATAGAGATGGTTATCGTGATATAGTAATGAGAATTGGAGGGATTTCACAAGATTTATACAGATACAATATATACTATGGTGGACCCGATTTGGATACAATACCCGATTATGTGCTAACACTTCCTGATTCGACAGTACCCGCTTATTTTATAGGGAAAATGTGGCCAATAGATTTTGATGGTGATGGGTGGGAAGAATTGGTGTTTAAAACAGGCATCTCACACAAAATTGGGTTTGTTCGAAATTTTGAAGAAAATCAACCACTTGAGTATTTCTCGATCCCCAGAATTGGAAACATGTATTATTTTGAAAATCTAATATTTTCTTCTGATCTTGATGGAGATGGAAAATCCGATTTATCAGTTATTGCAGATGATGGAGAGAGTATACTACTCAGATTTTATTATGGGAATAGCAGTTTTAATTTCAGTGACTACTATGAATTCTCGTCTGATTCAGTGAATCATCTTCGTCAAGTGTATCTACTAAATGACATGAATGGAGACGGCAAAGGTGAAATATGTGTGCTCCTATCGATTGCAGGATCAGGCAAGTATGCTTTATCTTTTGGAAGCAAACCACCCGACCTTGTGCCTGATTTATTGATGAATGCGGGAGGAATCTCAGGAGGGTATGGATTTTCGCCCGGGGATGTAAACGGAGATGGATACGGTGATTTTTTGAAGTATGTTCCATATATCAGATTTGCATTATACTTGGGGGGCAGAACGATAACCGGTCAGGCTGCACAACAATATTTTTCCAACTACTGGTTAAACAGTATGCATTTGGGGGGAAGAGTTGGTGACATAAACGGAGACGGACTTGCAGATATTTGTGTTGGGGAGACAGCAGGTACCTCAGTACTGTCTCATATTTACATATACTCAGGGACAAGAACACCTGTATCGGTTAAAGAAGAAAAGGAGGAAAAAGAAGAAGAGAACATATTATTAGTGACGGTATCACCAAACCCGACCACCGGACAGATTTCTGTTCAATATGCCCTGCCGGATTCCGGGGTACTCGGCCTTGAGATATATGATATCCTCGGTCAGAGAATATATAACGAATCATTACAAAAAGAGAAAGGGACCCAAACTGAACAGATAAACCTGGGAAACCATGCCGTTTCAAGCGGCACATATATAGTTAATATCACCCTAAAAACGGGTGAAAAAACTTTAGCCAAAAGTGTTAAGGTTCAATTAATAAAATAG
- a CDS encoding response regulator has translation MKSGLPVVFLIDDDHMMHDLIKIILEGMADLKSAYSFDEAETYLNQPDSDPVMMLVDLNLGRGGNGVDLLKSIKQMPRFAGVPVVAVTAYSMSGDDEKLLEEGFDYFLSKPFRKRILLEIFNKVLALK, from the coding sequence ATGAAGTCAGGACTTCCTGTCGTATTTCTCATAGATGATGATCACATGATGCACGATCTTATAAAAATCATTCTTGAGGGAATGGCTGATTTAAAGAGTGCATACAGTTTTGATGAGGCAGAGACTTATCTGAATCAGCCTGACAGCGATCCCGTGATGATGCTTGTCGACCTCAACCTCGGGCGGGGTGGTAATGGTGTCGACCTCCTTAAGAGCATCAAACAGATGCCCCGGTTTGCCGGGGTTCCCGTCGTGGCTGTTACGGCATATTCGATGTCAGGTGACGATGAGAAACTTCTCGAAGAGGGTTTTGACTATTTCCTGTCGAAACCGTTCAGAAAAAGGATTTTACTCGAAATCTTTAACAAAGTGCTCGCTTTAAAATAA